The genomic segment atggcagtaaccctaaatttaaatcgactaaatcccccaatcaaaagacacagccaaaacccaacagcgtgttacatccagacctgtttcacatgcaaggatacacaaagactcaaaacaaaggaatggagaaagatttaccaaccaaatggagagcaaaaataaataaataaataaataaataaaaagcaggagttgcaattctcgtagcggataaaatagattttaaagcaacaaagatatagtggtaaaaggatcaatacaacaacaagagctaacgatcctaacacccagatacatagagacttagattcaatgagacagaaaattaataaggatatcaaggactcaaactcagatctggaacaagtaaacttaataaatatttatagagctctccacttcaaatacataaaatatacattcttgtcaataccacatcacacctactcataggtttaagtgaaacattgattggccattattaatacccattttttttttcagaataaagcaatatttccattcaccctccctctctctcttcctctttctttctctcctttactcattttcttttctttccttctctcaaaaaaagaaatcaacttgtaaatctctagatccaggtcggcaatgtctctctcattgcttgaattccttccttcccttccctccctccctccctcccccccttcctcccttccttcctttatcctttcctccctcccttcctccttccctccctaaaaaaaaaaaaaaaagctttctgcaTGTTTTTACAATggattcatgttttatttttgcaaaatttttaCTTCTGTTGGAAAAAACATTCATTACAAGCAAAGTAATTGGGTCAGTAGTTCCTATTCATTTTCTCTGGTTTTGCAGATTTCCTTTAAGGTATACTGCCTTAGTTCTCTATTACTTTGGCTTCCTCATATCCCAAAGGATATTACAATATATAATGTGGTTCAGAAAACAAGTTTATGTATGTACTGAgctgctgatttttaaaagcagtttttagACCAAAGAAAAGTAATACAGACAAagtgagcaggagagagaaatttAAATAGGGAGTGGGGGAAACAAaagaaacccatctttactagtTCCTGAATAAGTAATCTCAAGCACTCTACAAATTATGTCAAGTAGAAGCAATATGCCAACATATACTGAATTGTTGTAAAAATATGATACCAAGTTCTACTAACATATCAAATCCAATTATTCTGGCCACCTTTcacacagtggttctcaaccttgaaTACTGAAATCATCAGGGAGCtttaaacaataacaaaacctATGTTCAATCTCCACAGATTCTTAGGTAATTGGTCTGGGGTATGGCCTaggcattaaaatttttaaagctctGAAAGTGATTCTTATGTGTGACCATggttgagaactactgctttaAAATGACATAAACTGAAGACAGTATTTTTGGTTGCCGTGGATACACAGATAGACATACAAACACACCAGAGTTTAACCTGGTCACCCTTCTTGGAAGCAACTTCTTGATATGCTAGGATCATTAATCCTCACAAGCTCATCCAAcaacagcagtatgaaaacaacTTGGTGTGGGTGCCTATAGGTATTCTAAAAATTGGGAACCTGATTTAGTAAAGTACTTCATAAATAACACTGACCTAGAAGCTGGCATAAGTACTAACCAAGGATCCAATTCTCACAAAAACATTTCCTGTAGGATGTGGGCTATATATTTTACTGCTGGTCTAGGTTCTGTTATTGTTTACTTTATTCTTTATAACTTTTCTTGACTTCatatatttgcattaaaaagGGTTTTATGGATTAAAGTGCAATATCAATCATTTTCATTGTGACCATTTCTTTAATACTTCATGGCTGTGTACACAGCCATGAAATCATTGCCAtgcttttacactttttttttggacaaagagtctcactccgtcactcaggctaaagtgcagggatctgttctcactgcaacctccgccttccaggctcaagtgattcttgtgcctcagactcctgggtagctggaactacaggcatgcaccaccacactcagctaatcagtctcccaaagtgcttggatcacagCAACTCGTAACCTAGAAAACTATGAGAGTATTAACAAAATAATATCATAGCTTTCTAGGAGTCTTGAAATAGACACATATGTTTTCATATTCCTGCCCATATGTTAAATATAGACAAAATGAAATAAGCACTACTggcaggataaaaaatcaatagcTGACACAAATGGCTGGTAAAACTTAGATATGCAAGTATACTTACCACACTTTTCTAAtctgttgggtgtgtgtgtgtatataaaaatatctgtCACATAACATAATGATTAAGAGAACAGACTTgaactttttggttttgtttttttttttgagacagagtctcactgttgcccaggctggagtgcaatagtgccatattagctcacagcaacttctgtctcctggggtcaagcgattctcctacctcagcctcctgagtagatgtccaccaccacagccagctaatttttgtatttttagtagagacagggtttccccatgttggccaggctggtcttgaactcctgacctcaggtgatctacctacctcagcctcccaaagtgctgagattacagatgattacagatgtgagccaccatgttggcAAGAGAACTGACTTTAGGATCAGACAAACTACTCAACAAGTACAAATAGCACTATTTTATAATACTGAATAAAAGGTGCCccaaattttatctatttatttgtttttgagacagagtctcccacctggctggtgtgcagtggcgtgatccctgctcactgcaacctccacttcccaggctcaagcgattctcctgcctcagcctcctgagtaattgggaatATAGGTgactgacaccatgcccagcaatttttttttttgttgttgtatttttagtagaagagatggggtattaccatgttggccaggctgctcctgaactcctgacctcaaatgatccacctgccttggcctcccaaagtgctgggattacagacatgaaccactatgcccagacaaaaaacaaaaagttttaatgaattatctttttttttttttgacatggagtctcactcttgtctcccagactggagtgcagtggctcaatctcggctcactgcaatctctgcctctcaggttcaagcgattctcctgcctcagccttccgagtagctgggatttataggcacctgccaccacacctgactaatttttgtatttttagtagagatggggttttactgtgttggctggtctcaaacttctgacctcaggtgatccacccaccttggcctcccaaagtgctgagattacaggcatgagccaccacacccagcctgaattatcttttaaattaaaattaaagtcagTATAGAAATGTGAACACTGAAAAatctaaagaaactaaaaaaaaagtgtaagaaaaTCTGACAGCTCAAAATACTCTCAtcattaagaagaaataaatttctattgtagGATATAATAGAAACACTTATTTgattatttatctgaaaataaatgtgattaGCTAATTCAGTGACCtgggttttctcttccttattaccagtttcttttcttcccctaaaAGACATAAGCcagatcattaaaaatctgagCGGGCAGTCTCTGGAACACAAACTAAATGACTTCAAGAAAAACCatataaatattgaaattatcTGCTATAATGACTACTGAAACTGCTGGGAAAAGAAGCACTGCTCTGTAcataagaataaaatgagaattatttgTGAGCTCAAGGACAGAGATTGCACATTTAGGGGTCTTTAGGAACAATGTATTAATGTAAATTAAGATACACTGCCTCCTATACCTGATTGATTATTAAAGATGACTGGGTGAGACTGTGTTGTTTAAACTGAATTCTTGGTCTTTATTTATTATCTCTATTAATTGTCTTGGAAATTCTGACCAAATGTCAAGGATATTGAGATCTAACCAAATGCAGCAGTGGCCAGCTTCTGAGCAATCACATTATTATTGGCCCATTCTGTTCTTCTGAGACAGCTGCCAGGACCCTGAGGCTAGTTTCTAGACTCTGTCCACAAGTAAGAGTATCCAAATTTTCAGATGATTCTACCTCTGAAAAGAGATTCTACGAAACAGTGTCTTTTCCTGTTgctattattatataaaatcagTCTGAATATACAAGCTAACATGTAATGAAAAATATAGCTTACAAAGGAAAATTAAGTTGAACTTACCTGTCCATATTTGCCTAATTCCAGCTCTATAATGGCAACAGGCATGTGTATTTGAGCTGAGTGCCTTGACTGAGACTTGCCATCAACTCTCCAGCTCAGGCCCCGAAGCCCGCTATTCCAGCGGCTCTGGTTCATGAGGCTCTCACGGATTTTTGTCTTGTGGCTCTTCCAGAATTTAGAAATGACAGCAGCTTGGTCAGATGTGATCCCACCTTGCTTTTTGGTTTGAGCAGTCAAGTATGCCTCCAGCTGGTTGAAATCCATGTCTGCAGATGCAATAGACTATAAAGATGACAGAAAAAGCAACAAATTTGGATTTAGTAGGTAAGTAGAAAGAGATAGCTTTTTAACTAAAGATCAT from the Callithrix jacchus isolate 240 chromosome 14, calJac240_pri, whole genome shotgun sequence genome contains:
- the COMMD1 gene encoding COMM domain-containing protein 1 isoform X6, which encodes MAAGEFEGGKPLNGLLNALAQETFHGHPGITEELLRSQLYPEVLPEEFRPFLAKMRGILKSIASADMDFNQLEAYLTAQTKKQGGITSDQAAVISKFWKSHKTKIRESLMNQSRWNSGLRGLSWRVDGKSQSRHSAQIHMPVAIIELELGKYGQVTSCCDPSTLGD
- the COMMD1 gene encoding COMM domain-containing protein 1 isoform X5 — its product is MAAGEFEGGKPLNGLLNALAQETFHGHPGITEELLRSQLYPEVLPEEFRPFLAKMRGILKSIASADMDFNQLEAYLTAQTKKQGGITSDQAAVISKFWKSHKTKIRESLMNQSRWNSGLRGLSWRVDGKSQSRHSAQIHMPVAIIELELGKYGQRRSFTMLARLLSNP
- the COMMD1 gene encoding COMM domain-containing protein 1 isoform X7 codes for the protein MAAGEFEGGKPLNGLLNALAQETFHGHPGITEELLRSQLYPEVLPEEFRPFLAKMRGILKSIASADMDFNQLEAYLTAQTKKQGGITSDQAAVISKFWKSHKTKIRESLMNQSRWNSGLRGLSWRVDGKSQSRHSAQIHMPVAIIELELGKYGQAGRSGSHL
- the COMMD1 gene encoding COMM domain-containing protein 1 isoform X4, with product MAAGEFEGGKPLNGLLNALAQETFHGHPGITEELLRSQLYPEVLPEEFRPFLAKMRGILKSIASADMDFNQLEAYLTAQTKKQGGITSDQAAVISKFWKSHKTKIRESLMNQSRWNSGLRGLSWRVDGKSQSRHSAQIHMPVAIIELELGKYGQFCSCCPSCSSTAQSRVTATSASQVQAILLPQPPE
- the COMMD1 gene encoding COMM domain-containing protein 1 isoform X8, giving the protein MDFNQLEAYLTAQTKKQGGITSDQAAVISKFWKSHKTKIRESLMNQSRWNSGLRGLSWRVDGKSQSRHSAQIHMPVAIIELELGKYGQESEFLCLEFDEVKVNQILKTLSEVEESITTLISQPN